The Acidicapsa acidisoli genome window below encodes:
- a CDS encoding Lrp/AsnC family transcriptional regulator: MTHKIVPNRVELDAIAWKLIECLQNNARLSFAELGRKVGLSTPAVAERVHRLEDAGVITGYHASLNLATLGVPIHIWMRLTIPGGDLQIRRTVTAIQELVEISRCHRITGSESFVFEAHVVSIRHLEVLIDRLSALGATSTSTILSSPVERREYGARHIESFAKYL, encoded by the coding sequence ATGACCCACAAGATCGTTCCTAATCGAGTTGAGCTGGATGCTATTGCATGGAAGCTCATTGAATGTCTGCAAAATAACGCTCGTCTTTCGTTTGCCGAATTGGGCAGAAAGGTTGGATTATCCACGCCGGCGGTGGCGGAACGAGTGCATCGCCTGGAGGATGCGGGGGTGATCACCGGCTACCATGCTTCGTTGAACCTGGCGACGTTGGGTGTGCCGATTCACATCTGGATGCGGCTCACAATTCCCGGTGGCGATCTGCAGATCCGTCGCACAGTGACGGCAATTCAGGAACTTGTCGAGATCAGCCGGTGCCATCGCATCACCGGATCGGAATCCTTTGTGTTTGAAGCGCACGTTGTGTCAATCCGTCACTTGGAAGTATTGATTGACCGGCTCTCCGCACTGGGAGCAACTTCCACCTCGACAATCTTGTCATCGCCCGTAGAACGCAGGGAGTATGGTGCACGCCATATCGAAAGCTTCGCAAAGTATCTTTGA